In Listeria cossartiae subsp. cossartiae, one genomic interval encodes:
- a CDS encoding DNRLRE domain-containing protein: MKIHAKAKKVLVSLIAIMLFLSLIPGYAPTAEETSTGVAAPETEAGEKAPTEVKEERTENEVVFDNHDGSFTKQIFADPINMEVDGEMKRIDANVEKEADSDMIVPKQTPLELGFLDKMEDGAYQKLTKTGAEVTFRLKGARTGEDEQAVTDQPATYKENEVTYADVFPKTDLRHLTFPQSVKEDLVLHEPNQVDTYVYQIETKLDLELAENGDVLFKNKSDETMYTLPKPVMTDSNVGAETGEAALSENVSFEVKQLTKTVYELQLKVDTAWLNDAAREYPVYIDPSVRLDEVYNANINSAKPTETNIGSKLWDSGQNAYTLKLGKWDNSTGNNAAFLKMDTSTLNKATVSKATLKVYNIWHMSPTVKNDLWYYEANAKWSPWQVTWNTVPPVTRLGSVNVGRGEWANLDVTKTVQAWASGTRVNNGFRLGTNIDQNYWKKVVASENNKNYPYLEVNYTYPQPEKPTVKTNSNGVGTGTGFMDVSWKAVPGATSYNIVISDGYKYEYINTKSAATTWSTKGKKIFPTDDEIANGEFEFHHDGKGTEFALDPRAQYENAFQAGSTFGLRNLTRYLFRVQAVFPGGESPLSDLVFAYMPIEKPQPTAAKAYSNLAHKETGYVELNWEKSPMADGYKVLVFNGKAYEEYDVGAETKWTTQNKGIWPTKEEIADGKFALHHDGKGAELAKDPSPVYTNSGGNYKERKNYWFRVIAYQKAGNNATSIQSEPATPTIPEVVNKQLGMVDYWTSVPVRGGQVNATNGNFLFHETDFNLEGRGPSINVDRTFNSQDDATGIFGKGWTSTLEERLIEEENGNILWVESDKKVHRFTKKGDKYEAPPGIYSEITKNADGYLKIEEDKSETRFLADGRLKSEKDTKGNELTYAYTDGKLTSMRDASGRTVTLAYEGELVKELVGPEDRKISYTYNDKQELISSSTARGKLYRYGYTDGLLTAVYDPKHTEEKPYATTFVYEEEKLTEITDPVGKKTTLSYDKEEQKTTLTNEKKKKTVYLYNDAGNPKKEIVDAEGLKLTTTYTYESNNLVKEVNPKGQEETYSYDADGNVTQMTDAYGTESYTYNDNNDVTSATDTEGRKTTVAYDGADAVSETLATESQVSSVTQYDAFGNPVRGSGELSSGGNLLQNSGFEKGAGVSNWTLIQSDAKGSMTFDSTQSAPGALGGSGSVKLTSEANSTVKGYSSVTQRVDVEPETTYTFSAWIKTSGMTNADALLIGRLQDANAKDITDAGVWQSNRATSIKKNGDWVKRQLTFKTSKNTRQVLLYLDNEQPAPHKGKATIWYDNVQFEKGSVASSYNPVVNNSFENHNGTLPTGWMRTGNTALTQAKVVDNQSHSGDSAVYFERKATSEAYTHIVQDVPVNQKEAKALTISALSKSEDAKSNGSVTTMSNDYSVWGTIYYQDGTTSSVQGQFPLGTNDWNRSAVVVKPTKPIKMIKVYTMFRNGLTGKAWFDDVRVIEGEVLTKNEYDASGNYVTASYDEEGRKISFTYDIYGNKTSETDEKGNKKTLTYDADNALIDTKLANGTSVAYKYDDNGNTTEKNVTASGKTQKNIYEYDVDNKITAFTDALNRTIKYEYDAAGNETKAIMPTGRVTESTYDSADRMDGIKWNDKLAFKFQYDPNGNQTKVTDEINSIVTDKTYDDANRITKVAERGGNVSYTYKDKPTKDNKGKTDKVGEVAINHGDYTAKTTYTYNDLDRNTRVNDGSKNAYFEFDEFGNINVYTAGNGTAANYTYDSTQKITNAAISSANGTQILDENYTYDAASNRTSIDNKQTGKTTYEYDAVNQLTKETLPNGTVKAYTYDGFGNRTQVAISGSETKTIAASYNDGNQLVSWNGEALTYDANGNRTSDGKFTYTWDTGDRLSSITKKGESEPFTSYTYDDDNRRLSKTVNGVTTNYHYDGDSIDVLYETDGDGKVVRQYVYSDDNVRLAMKMNGKTLYYHYNAHGDVIALTDEAGKIVAEYAYDAWGNVLKNTASTEEAKANPYAYAGYTYDKEIEQYYLMARYYEPEQGVFTAYDPDPGDEDDPQTMNGYNYANNNPVMYVDPDGHWVWLAVNAGFAIYDGYKSYKKTKSFKKAGVAAFKGALGGGKIKILKRAYKIAKAGGKFTSSYRKAKKVSKATGGKIKRAKNKNGFVVTKGKNTVRFMGKGSGQRKKAYYRLSNNKKGAKNRAGAYTNNKAETHINYHLGWKKNAIKHLGRR; the protein is encoded by the coding sequence GCACCAACAGAAGTTAAAGAAGAACGAACAGAAAATGAAGTGGTTTTTGATAACCACGACGGGAGTTTTACGAAGCAAATCTTTGCGGATCCTATCAATATGGAAGTTGATGGCGAGATGAAACGCATCGATGCGAATGTGGAGAAAGAAGCAGATTCTGACATGATTGTTCCAAAACAAACCCCATTAGAACTAGGCTTCTTAGACAAAATGGAAGACGGGGCATATCAGAAACTAACGAAAACTGGAGCAGAAGTTACTTTTCGCTTAAAAGGAGCACGTACAGGCGAGGATGAACAAGCAGTAACGGACCAACCAGCGACGTATAAAGAAAATGAAGTTACTTACGCAGATGTATTTCCTAAAACGGATTTACGGCATTTAACTTTTCCACAATCAGTAAAAGAAGACTTAGTACTACATGAACCAAATCAAGTAGATACGTATGTTTATCAAATTGAAACAAAACTAGATTTAGAGCTAGCAGAGAATGGCGATGTGCTATTCAAAAATAAATCGGACGAAACAATGTATACGCTTCCGAAACCAGTTATGACAGATTCCAACGTTGGAGCTGAAACTGGCGAAGCAGCGTTATCCGAAAATGTTTCCTTTGAAGTAAAACAACTGACAAAAACAGTGTATGAACTACAATTAAAAGTAGACACAGCATGGTTAAATGATGCTGCGCGTGAATATCCTGTTTATATTGATCCATCTGTCCGGTTAGATGAAGTTTATAATGCTAACATCAATTCAGCTAAACCGACAGAAACCAATATCGGGAGCAAACTTTGGGATTCTGGCCAAAATGCTTACACGTTAAAACTCGGTAAATGGGACAATTCAACAGGAAATAATGCCGCCTTTTTAAAAATGGATACGTCCACTTTAAACAAAGCGACTGTTTCTAAAGCAACGTTAAAAGTCTATAACATTTGGCACATGTCTCCAACGGTTAAAAATGATCTTTGGTATTACGAAGCCAATGCAAAATGGTCCCCGTGGCAAGTAACATGGAACACAGTACCTCCTGTAACTAGATTAGGTAGTGTTAATGTTGGTCGTGGCGAATGGGCTAATTTAGACGTAACTAAAACAGTCCAAGCATGGGCAAGTGGAACGCGTGTGAACAACGGTTTCCGCCTAGGTACGAACATCGATCAAAATTATTGGAAAAAAGTTGTAGCAAGTGAAAATAATAAAAACTATCCTTATCTGGAAGTAAATTATACGTACCCACAACCGGAAAAGCCTACTGTAAAAACGAACTCGAATGGAGTAGGTACTGGAACAGGCTTCATGGATGTATCTTGGAAGGCCGTTCCAGGAGCGACAAGTTATAATATCGTTATTTCTGACGGATACAAATACGAGTATATAAATACAAAAAGTGCAGCAACGACATGGAGCACTAAAGGAAAGAAAATTTTCCCAACAGATGACGAAATTGCTAATGGTGAATTTGAATTCCATCATGATGGCAAAGGAACTGAATTCGCCCTTGATCCGCGAGCACAATATGAAAATGCGTTTCAAGCCGGAAGTACTTTTGGACTGCGCAATTTAACGCGCTATCTATTTAGAGTGCAAGCCGTTTTCCCGGGTGGAGAAAGCCCGCTATCCGATTTAGTATTTGCCTACATGCCAATCGAAAAACCACAACCAACTGCTGCGAAAGCTTATTCTAACTTAGCGCATAAAGAAACAGGTTACGTGGAACTTAACTGGGAAAAGAGCCCAATGGCGGACGGCTATAAAGTACTGGTCTTCAACGGTAAAGCCTACGAAGAATACGATGTCGGCGCAGAGACAAAATGGACAACTCAAAACAAAGGAATTTGGCCAACTAAAGAAGAGATTGCAGATGGTAAATTTGCCCTTCATCATGACGGAAAAGGCGCCGAACTAGCAAAAGATCCTTCACCAGTTTATACCAATTCTGGCGGGAATTATAAAGAGCGCAAAAATTACTGGTTCCGAGTTATTGCATATCAAAAAGCAGGAAATAACGCCACAAGTATCCAATCCGAACCAGCAACGCCAACTATTCCAGAAGTAGTAAATAAACAACTAGGAATGGTGGACTACTGGACAAGTGTCCCAGTACGCGGCGGGCAAGTGAACGCAACAAATGGAAACTTTTTATTCCATGAAACAGATTTCAATTTAGAAGGTCGCGGCCCAAGCATTAACGTCGACCGTACTTTTAACAGCCAAGATGACGCAACAGGAATTTTCGGTAAAGGCTGGACAAGTACCCTCGAAGAAAGACTTATTGAAGAAGAAAACGGCAATATCTTATGGGTGGAATCGGATAAAAAAGTCCATCGTTTCACTAAAAAAGGCGACAAATATGAGGCCCCACCAGGCATTTATTCAGAAATCACTAAAAACGCAGACGGCTATTTGAAAATAGAAGAAGATAAGTCAGAAACACGCTTTTTAGCTGATGGACGATTAAAATCCGAAAAAGATACAAAAGGCAACGAATTAACATACGCGTATACCGATGGAAAACTAACAAGCATGCGCGACGCTTCCGGGCGTACCGTAACTTTAGCGTATGAAGGCGAGCTAGTAAAAGAGCTAGTTGGACCAGAAGACCGGAAAATCAGCTACACCTATAATGACAAACAAGAGCTAATCAGTTCATCAACTGCCCGCGGAAAACTATATCGCTACGGCTACACGGATGGCTTATTAACAGCAGTTTATGATCCAAAACACACAGAAGAAAAACCATACGCAACAACCTTTGTCTATGAAGAGGAAAAACTAACAGAAATAACCGATCCAGTCGGCAAAAAAACCACCCTTTCCTACGATAAAGAAGAACAAAAAACTACTTTAACAAACGAGAAAAAGAAGAAAACCGTTTATTTATACAACGATGCTGGAAATCCCAAGAAAGAAATCGTGGATGCAGAAGGCCTCAAATTAACAACGACCTACACGTATGAATCAAACAATCTAGTAAAAGAAGTAAATCCTAAGGGTCAAGAAGAAACATACTCTTACGATGCGGATGGCAATGTCACGCAAATGACAGATGCATACGGAACAGAATCATACACTTACAATGATAACAACGATGTAACAAGCGCAACTGACACAGAAGGCCGCAAAACAACCGTGGCTTATGACGGAGCAGATGCGGTATCAGAAACACTTGCGACAGAATCCCAAGTATCCTCTGTAACGCAGTATGACGCTTTTGGTAACCCTGTCCGAGGTAGTGGTGAACTTTCCTCAGGCGGCAATTTACTTCAAAACAGCGGCTTTGAAAAAGGTGCAGGAGTTTCCAACTGGACACTAATTCAATCTGATGCAAAAGGAAGCATGACATTCGATAGTACACAGTCAGCTCCAGGAGCACTTGGCGGTAGCGGCTCTGTTAAACTAACTAGTGAAGCAAACTCTACTGTAAAAGGTTATTCATCCGTTACCCAACGCGTCGATGTAGAACCAGAAACAACGTATACATTTAGCGCCTGGATTAAAACATCCGGAATGACAAACGCCGATGCACTTCTCATTGGACGTTTACAAGACGCGAATGCAAAAGATATTACCGATGCTGGTGTATGGCAATCCAACCGTGCGACATCCATCAAAAAGAATGGCGACTGGGTAAAACGCCAATTAACCTTTAAAACATCCAAAAACACGCGCCAAGTATTGCTTTATTTGGATAATGAACAACCAGCTCCACATAAAGGAAAAGCAACCATTTGGTACGACAATGTTCAATTTGAAAAAGGTAGTGTTGCTTCCAGTTACAATCCAGTAGTCAATAACAGTTTTGAAAATCACAATGGAACACTTCCGACTGGTTGGATGCGAACAGGTAATACCGCGCTAACACAAGCAAAAGTAGTCGATAATCAAAGCCACAGCGGTGATAGCGCCGTTTACTTCGAGCGAAAAGCGACAAGTGAAGCCTACACGCATATTGTGCAAGATGTACCTGTAAATCAAAAAGAAGCAAAAGCATTAACGATTTCAGCGCTTTCCAAATCAGAAGATGCCAAATCAAATGGCTCTGTTACAACGATGTCGAACGATTATTCTGTATGGGGAACAATATATTATCAAGATGGCACAACATCTTCCGTACAAGGTCAATTCCCACTAGGAACGAACGACTGGAACCGAAGTGCCGTAGTTGTTAAACCAACCAAACCGATCAAAATGATTAAAGTCTATACAATGTTCCGCAACGGTTTAACAGGGAAAGCTTGGTTTGACGATGTACGTGTTATAGAAGGCGAAGTATTAACGAAAAATGAATACGACGCTTCCGGCAACTACGTAACAGCCAGCTATGACGAAGAAGGCCGTAAAATCAGCTTTACTTACGACATTTACGGCAACAAAACATCCGAAACAGACGAAAAAGGCAACAAAAAAACTTTAACCTATGATGCCGACAACGCACTTATAGACACAAAACTAGCAAACGGCACATCCGTAGCCTATAAGTACGACGACAATGGCAACACAACTGAAAAAAATGTCACTGCATCCGGCAAAACGCAAAAAAATATCTATGAATATGACGTAGATAACAAAATCACCGCATTCACCGACGCACTCAATCGCACAATCAAGTACGAATACGATGCAGCCGGTAATGAAACAAAAGCAATCATGCCAACTGGTCGCGTAACCGAAAGCACATACGATTCCGCTGACCGTATGGATGGCATCAAATGGAATGACAAATTAGCATTCAAATTCCAATACGATCCAAACGGCAACCAAACAAAAGTAACCGACGAAATTAACAGCATCGTCACAGACAAAACTTATGACGATGCCAACCGAATCACCAAAGTAGCCGAACGAGGTGGCAACGTAAGCTACACTTACAAAGACAAACCAACAAAAGACAACAAAGGAAAAACAGACAAAGTCGGCGAAGTAGCCATCAACCACGGCGACTACACAGCAAAAACAACATACACTTACAACGACTTAGACCGAAATACCCGCGTAAACGATGGAAGCAAAAACGCCTATTTCGAGTTTGACGAATTTGGGAACATCAACGTCTACACAGCAGGAAACGGCACCGCAGCTAACTACACATACGATAGCACGCAAAAAATCACCAACGCAGCTATTAGTAGCGCAAATGGCACCCAAATTTTAGACGAAAACTACACTTATGATGCAGCAAGCAATCGCACGAGCATCGATAACAAACAAACCGGAAAAACAACCTACGAATACGACGCAGTCAACCAACTGACCAAAGAAACACTACCAAACGGCACTGTCAAAGCGTACACGTATGATGGTTTTGGAAACCGTACACAAGTAGCAATCAGCGGAAGCGAGACAAAAACAATTGCCGCAAGTTATAATGATGGTAATCAACTAGTTTCGTGGAACGGAGAAGCGCTGACGTATGACGCCAATGGTAACCGTACAAGCGATGGCAAGTTCACGTATACATGGGATACCGGAGACCGTTTAAGCAGCATCACGAAAAAAGGTGAGAGCGAGCCGTTTACGAGTTATACGTACGATGATGATAACCGCCGCTTGTCGAAAACCGTCAATGGCGTGACGACGAATTATCATTATGATGGCGATAGTATTGATGTTCTGTATGAAACTGATGGTGATGGAAAAGTTGTTCGTCAGTATGTTTATTCGGATGATAATGTTCGTTTAGCAATGAAGATGAATGGCAAAACCCTCTATTATCACTATAATGCGCATGGCGACGTAATTGCACTCACGGATGAAGCAGGTAAGATTGTCGCAGAATATGCGTATGATGCTTGGGGAAATGTGCTGAAAAACACTGCCTCTACAGAAGAAGCCAAAGCCAATCCTTATGCATATGCGGGATATACGTATGACAAGGAAATCGAACAATATTACTTGATGGCGCGTTATTACGAACCAGAGCAAGGTGTGTTTACTGCTTACGATCCAGACCCAGGCGATGAAGATGATCCGCAGACGATGAATGGGTATAATTATGCGAATAATAATCCAGTGATGTATGTGGATCCTGATGGGCATTGGGTTTGGTTAGCTGTAAATGCTGGATTTGCTATTTATGATGGTTATAAATCTTATAAAAAAACAAAAAGTTTTAAAAAAGCAGGAGTAGCCGCATTTAAAGGAGCTCTTGGTGGTGGTAAAATAAAAATTTTAAAGAGGGCTTATAAAATTGCTAAAGCTGGTGGTAAATTTACTAGTTCTTATAGAAAAGCTAAAAAAGTTTCAAAAGCTACAGGAGGAAAAATAAAAAGAGCTAAAAATAAAAATGGTTTTGTCGTGACAAAAGGTAAAAATACTGTTCGATTTATGGGGAAAGGATCAGGCCAGCGAAAGAAGGCATATTATAGATTGAGCAACAATAAAAAGGGAGCTAAAAACAGGGCAGGGGCTTATACTAACAATAAGGCGGAGACCCATATCAACTATCATTTAGGCTGGAAAAAGAATGCTATTAAACATTTAGGGAGGAGATAA